The region CGAGGCTCAGAAGAGCCGCGAGAACAGCGACCGGCCGTGATGCTCGTGGCCGCCGACCACCGTGGCGGAGACCACGCGATCGGCCGGCACGTCCTCGTAGCCCGTGCCGCTGACGACGAACCAGCCGGCATCGGTCCGCAGCAGCAGCACCCCTTCGCGGTGCTGACCGTTCTGGTCCGTCAACGTGACCTTGGGCAATGGTGTCGGGGAGACGAACGCGTCGGCGAGCAGGAACGCGACGGTGAACGTCAGCAACAGCAGCGTCAGCGGCCTGTCGCCGCCGGCGCCTTGCGCCAAGACCAGCGTCAGCGTGATCGCGACCAGCAGCGTCACGCCGGCGGCGATCAGGATCGCCGCCAACCAGCGGGTTGGCAGGAAGACCACGATGGCGAGCACCGCGACCACCGCCAGCTCGGCGACATGCCGGCGCCGAGAGCCGGACCGCAGCGCGGCGCCGATCGAGGCCTCGACCCTCGACTCCCACGCGAACGCGAGCGTCAGCACGAACACGGCCACGAACGTCGCCGGCTGCATCAGGTACTCCAGGCCGCGAGCCAGATGCTGCGCGATCGGCACCTGGGGGAAGATCTCCTCCGCGCCCACGCCACTGCGCAGGAACTGCGCCAGCGTCGCGATGGCTCCGGTGGCGTAGATCGCCCCTGCGCCGACCCCGACCATGATCGGCAACGTCGACGTCAGCAGGCCGGCCGGCCGGCGGCCGGCCGCGCCCCCCACCGTCTGCCGGGGCTCGGATGACATTCGCTCGCCGATGGTAGGCGAGCCACTGGCGTTCGTCATCATCTCCACCTCAGAGAAGATCAGCGACGCTCAGTCGACTGGCGTGCGCGCCCGCGCGCGTGAGGCGTTGAAGCCGAAGACGCCGTCGGCGCGCGCGAGGCGCGCCGCGCGGATGTGGGCCAGGATGCGGGTGCGCTGGGGGCCGGGCGGGAGGTGCTGCAGCGCCGGAAGGGCGTCGGCGCTGAGGCCGGAGAGGTAGCCGGTGTCGATCGGCTTGCCGGCGCGGGCGCGGTCGGTGGCGGATTGGGCGATGTGGCGGTCGGGGTCGCTCATGCTGAACACGAGCACGCCGGCGAGCGCCAGCGTCGTCGCCAGGAACGGCAGGCGGCGCGCGATGCGGCGGCTCAGCCCCGCGGCCAGCACCAGCGCGAACGCGAGCGAGATCGCGATGATGATCGCGTGGCCGGCGTAGCGGACGCGCGTCGCGCCGTAGGCGTCCTCGACCAGGTCCAGACGATGCTGGGCGCTGGCCATGACCACGAGCGTCAGGATGCACAGCGCGCCGAGCAGGACGCGGACCGCGCGGTCGCGGCTGCGTGCCGCGGCCACCGCGATGATCGCGAGCGTCAGCGATGCCACCAACAACAGCTCGACGAACCCGTGCCGCGCGTACTCGCCGTAGCCGAGCCCGGTCGTGGCCCGCACGTAGCCGGCCCCGCCGAAGAGCACCCGCAGCTGAACCCCCACGAACACGGCGAAGATCGCGACCACGGCGACGAGCGGGATCAGCAGCTCCGCGCGTTCCGGCCGCCAGCGCGGCGCCCGGCCGGGACCGCTGGCCGGCCCCACGACCGCTGCCCGCGCCAGCGCGCCCGCACCCGCCAGGACGCCGAGCCCGAGCACGCAGCGCCACACCAGCGTGTCGGTGCGCAACTGCACGTCGACGTCGACGAGCTGCGCGAACGCGCTGTCGGCGGTCGCGAACAGGACCGCGAAGACCGCCACCAGCACGCCGGCCAGGACGCCACCGCGCACGACGACGCCGGCGCCGCCGCGGCGCACCGCCGGACGCCCGAGCGCCAGCCCGGCCCGCGCCACCGCCCTGCCCCCACCGACCACCAGCCATGGCGCGAGCGCGACATGGCCTGCGTCGGCCCAGCGCCGCGCCGGCACCACCGCCGCGGCGCCGGCCACCAGCGCGGCGACGACGTCGATCGCCACGACCCAGCCGGCGTCCCACAGCAGCGGCTGCGCGGCCAGCGCGACGGCCAGCACGGCGAACCCGAAGCTCACGCGGGAGCGTGACGCCGCGGCGACGGCCGCCCCGACCATCACCACCAACATGACCGCCAACGCAAGACCTACAGGTCGATCGGCCACCGCGATTCCCGCGAGCAGCGCGGCGGCGACCGCGCACGCGAGCGCGGACTTGGACATGGGCATGGCTGGACCTCCCGGGGTCGGGTCGTTGTCGAACAGGCGAAGCGGAGAAGCGGCGCGCGCTAGGGCAGGTCGACGACCATGCGGCAGCCGTGCGGGACGGCGGGCTCGGCGCGGATCGTCCCGCCGTGCAGCTCGACGATCGACCGCGCGATCGCGAGCCCGAGGCCCGCGCCGGCGACCGACCGCGACGCGTCGGCGCGGCTGAAGCGGTCGAAGATCCGTTGCGCCTCGGCGGGTGCGATGCCCGGGCCGCGGTCCTCGACCTCCAGCCGCACGCCGCCGGCCGGCGCCGCCGCGGCGCGCAGGATCACCGGCGCGCCGGGCGCGTGGCGCTCGGCGTTCTCCACCAGGTTGCGCACCACCTGGCGCAGGCGGTCGGGGTCGCCGCGCAGCTGCACGTCGGCCGGGACGAACGCGGCCGACAGCTCGGCGACCGGGAACGTCCGCCGCGCCAGCGCGGTCGCGCCGCCGGCCTCCAGGGCCGACAGATCCAGGAGCTGGTCGGCGAGCCGGCCGAGGCGCTCGACCTGCGCCAGCAGCGCCGGGAGGTCCGGCGCCTGCACGCCGTCGACCGCGTTCTCCAGCGACGCGCGCAGCACCGTGATCGGCGTGCGCAGCTCGTGCGCGGCGTCGGCGACGAAGTCCCGGCGGGCGCGGTCGAGCGTCTCGAGCTCGGCGGCCATCGTGTTGAACGACGCGGCGAGCTGGCCGACCTCGTCGCGCGACGTCGTCCGGACGCGCTGGCCGTGGTCGCCGCGGGCGATCGCGTCGGCCGCGCGCGCCATCGCGCGCAGCGGCGAGGTCATCCCGCGCGCGACGAGCTGGACCGACAGCAGCGACGCGATCAGCGCGGCGAGCGCGCCCCAGCGCGGGCGGTAGCCCAGCCGCGCCGTGACCAACATGGTGGCCAACGTCACGCCGATCGCGACCGCGATCACCAACCCCAACTTGATCTTCAGCGACGGGATCCGGGCCAGCGGGCTGGTCACGGCGCGTCGCTCCCGAGCGCGTAGCCGAAGCCCTGCACGGTCCGGACGATCCCGGCCGAGACCTTGCGCCGCAGGCCCGCGACGTGCGAGTCGACCGTGCGCGTCGCGGCGCTCCCGGACCGCCAGCCCCACACGGTCTCCAGCAGCTCGTCGCGCGAGAACGCGCGCTCGGGCCGCCCGGCGAGCGTGGCGAGGAGGTCGAACTCGGTCGGGGTCAGCGCGATCTCGCCGCCGCCCTCGCGCAGCAGGCGCCGGCCCTCGAGGTCCACGACGAGCGACGCGCCGACCGCGATCCGCGCGGGCGCCGCGGCCGGCTCGGCCGCCGCGCGCGCCGTCCGGCGCAGGATCGCCTGGACGCGCGCGACGAGCTCGCGCGGGCTGAACGGCTTGGTCATGTAGTCGTCGGCGCCGATGCCCAGCCCGACGAGCACGTCGGCCTCGGCATCGCGCGCGGTGAGGAACAGGACCGGCACCGGCCGCTCCTCCTGGATGCGCCGGCAGACCTCGATGCCGTCGTAGCCGGGCAGCATCCAGTCCAGGACGACGAGGTCGGGCGCGACGCGCCGGCACAGCGCGACGCCGTCCGGACCGGTGCCGGCGACCTCGACCACGAAGCCCTCGGCCCGCAGCCGCGCGGCGACCGCGCCGGCGATCCGCTCCTCGTCCTCGATCACCACGACAGTGGTCCTCATCGGTGCGGGATGCTACGGGCACCGCCGTCGAGATCGGGTCGGCGGGATGTGCAGATCCTGTGCAGATCCCTCAGCCGGGGCGGTGCTCGAACGGGAGCTCCTGCAGCAGCACGCGCTCGGGCTCGATGAGCATCACGATCGCCGAGCGGACCGGGAAGTCCTGGCCCACGTAGCGGTTGCTCATCCGGTCCATGATCGCGATCGCCTCGTCACCGTCGAGCTCCTCGACGACGCGTCCGCGGATGACGGCCGAGCGATAGGGGTTGTGCTCGTCGGTCACCGAGATCCCGATCCGGGGATCGCGTCGCAGGTTGCGGATCTTCAGGTGCGCCTCGGTCGAGAAGATCGCCAGCCGGTCGCCTTCGACGGCGATCCACACCGGCGAGACGTGCGGCGCGCCGTCCCTCATCAGCGTCGCGACATGGGCCATGTTCCGGCCCTGCAGGAGCTCGAGCACCGCGGGCGTGAGCGTCTCGGACATGAACGCATCCTAGAACCGGCTCAGGCGCGACCGGCGATGGCGGCGCGGATGTCGGTCGCGGTCCGGTCGGCGTTCCCGCAGCGCGTGTCGCGGGCGTCGCTGAGCCCGAAGCCGGAGACGAACGCCTCGCGCGCGCAGGCGTAGAACCTGTCCTTGCTGTCGGGCCGCGCGACGTGCGCCGTCCAGGTGGCGCGGATGTCGCCGGGCGCGACGCGGCGCAGCCGCGTGCTCGGGAGCATCCGGACCGCACCGCCCCTGGCCGGCGCGATGTAGAGGAAGACCCTGGCGGCGCGGTTGGGCCGGGCGCCTGACGGCGCGCGGAGGCGGAGCGTGAACCGCGCACGGCCGGCGCCGACGAGGCGGCCCTGGAGGTGGCCCGGCAGGTTGACGCCGACGAGCTCCGCGCTGCTGTGCTGGCGGCCGTGGTCGGCGCGCAGCTCATAGGCGAGCGTGCGATCCGGACGGACGCTGAACGTCGCCCGGCGGGCGGCGGCCTCGGACGCGACCCGTCGAGCGCCGTCCGGATGGCCGGGAACGTAGGACCACAGCTCGACGGGGACCGCGCCGCCCGTGGCGCCGCCGCCGACGGTCGCGTGCAGCACCACGCTGCGTCCGCGAGTGATCGTCGGCCTCTGCGCGGTGAGCGCCATGCGGTAGGTCGGCGTGGCGGCCGCCGTCGTCGTCCGGGCGCTCCCGCCACTCCCGCCGCACCCGGCGATCCCGACGATCGCAACCAGGAGGACCGGCGAGGCGTTTCGCATGATCAGCGCAGTACCCAGTTCGCCGCGCGACGGGCGCGAGCGGGAAGATGAAGCGCATGGACGACGACTTCGAGGCGCTGCTCGCGGCGGGTGCGGCGGCGGACGTGTCCGGGTGGGACTTCGGCTGGCTGGACGGCCGCGCCACCGAGGAGCGCCCGCCGTGGGGCTACGCGCGGCAGCTCGCCGGCCGCCTCGCCCGGGCCTCGGCGTCGCTCGACCTCCAGACCGGCGGGGGCGAGGTCCTCGCGGAGGCGGCGCGGTTCCCGCCCACGGCCGTGGCCACCGAGTCCTGGCCGCCGAACGTGGCGCGCGCGACCGAGCTGCTCCACCCCCGCGGCGTGGTCGTCGTCGCCGACGCCGACGAGCCGCCGCTGCCGTTCGCCGACCAGGCCTTCGACCTGGTCACCAGCCGGCACCCGGCGACGATCTGGTGGGACGAGATCGCTCGCGTGCTCCGGCCCGAGGGCACGTACTTCGCCCAGCACGTCGGCCCGGCGAGCGCGTTCGCGCTGATCGAGATCTTCCTCGGCCCGCAGCCCGGCGCGCGCCGTACGCGGGACCCCGGCGACGAGGCGGCGGCCGCGACCGCGGCGGGCCTGGAGATCGTCGACCTCCGGACCGCGCGGCTGCGGATCGAGATCCACGACGTCGCCGCCGTCGTGTACCTGCTGCGCAAGGTGATCTGGTGGGTGCCGGGGTTCACCGTCGAGCGACACCGCGACCGGCTCCGCGCTCTGCACGACCGCATCCAGGCCGACGGGCCGTTCGTCGCCCACTCCACGCGCCACCTGATCGAAGCCCGGCGGCGCTGAGCGCCCGCGGCCTCAGTCGTGCAGCGGCGCCGCCACGAGCATCCGCACGAAGCCCGGCGCCGCGCTGGGCGCCGTGCCGCGCGTGCCCCGGAAGGCGGCCGTCGCGCGCCAGCGGCCTTGTGAGGACGGCGTGAAGGGCACGGTCGCGACGCCCGCGTGTGCCGCGGCCTGGACGCGCCGCACGTACTGCCAACCGCTGAGCGGATCGAACTGCTCGAACGTCACGGTGACCGGCCCGTCGACGACCGGCTGTGTCCGCACGGTGATCGTCGCCGACTGGCCGGGCGTGAGCAGTGCCTGGCCGCCGCCGTCGACGCGCAGGGACGTCTTCGTGATCGTGCGGGAGGCGCGCAGGAGCGTGTACGGCGCGCTCGCGCCGCCGCGGGCGCGCGCCGCGACGAAGTAGCGGCCGGGCCTCAGCCCCTTGACCAGCCGTGCGTTGCCGGTCCCGTCGCACGCGCAGCGCACGACGTTGCCGAACGGGTCGAGCAGCACGAGGTCCAGCGCCGCCCTGCGGTCCGGCGTGCGCAGGCCGAGGAACAGCGCGCTGCGGCGGGTCACGTCGAAGCGGAAGAGGTCGACGTCGTCGACGCCCGATCCGTCGAGCCTGCCACGCACCCGCCCGTAGTTGGCGACGAGACGCCCGGGCGCGCTGTCGTCGCGGCCGGCCGGCGCGGCCTGCAGGTGGTAGCGCTGCTGGCCGCGCACGCCGCCCGCCGCGAAGACGAAGATGCTGAACCGCGTGCCCTGCCCGGGGCGCGGCGTGAACAACCCATAGCCGTCGCATCCGATCCGGGCGAGCGCGTCGCCGTCGCTCGGGCCCCGGCCCGCCCGGTAGACCGACGCGCGCAGGCAGCCGGGTCCGTCGTGCAGGAGACGGATGCGGTAGCGGCGCCCCTGCTGCATGGGCGTCGACCACACCTGCAGGGTGCGCCCGACGCGGTCCAGGCTGCCGCTGATCCCGCCGTCCGGCAGCGGCGCGCCGGGCAGCCGCGCGGCCGGCGCGGCGGCCACGCGCAGCCTGAAGTCCCCGGACACCGAACCGGAACGCTGAGCGACACGGATCAGGTAGCTCTGCCCGCGCTGGGCGGTGAACGCGACCGCGGCGCGGCCGTTGCGGTCGCCGGCGTCGCACGTCAGCGGCGTCTGCTGCGAGCGCTCGCGCAGGTCGACGTCGAGCACCGCGTCGAGGTCGCCGCCGGCCGCGAGCTTCGCGACGATCCGCTGCGTCCTGCGCGCGTCGAACCGGTACCAGACCGAGCCATCGGAGTCGCCGCACGCCGAGGTCTCGCCATCTTCGGCATGGGCGTCGCGGGTCGTGCCGGAGACCAGCTGCGCCGTCCCCTTCAGCAGCGTCGCGTCGTCGCGGCCGTCGTTGGAGGGATCGCTGAGCGCGACCGGCACCGCCGCCAGCGTGGTGACGGCAGCGACCGCAGAGACCAGCAGCCAAGTTCGCATGGCCTTCCAACGCCACGACCGCCGCGAGGTGACGCGGCCGGCGCGTGCCGTGTCCTAGCGCTGGGCGCGCTGCGCGATCAGCTGCTGGACCTCGGCGTCGAAGAGGAGACCCGGATCGATGCCCACCTGCTCGTAGAAGCCCTCGATCTCCAGGCTCACGATGCCGTGCATCCGGGACCAGGCCAGCAGGCCGAGCAGCAGGACGCCGGGGTCGCGGACCTGGTCGCCGGCGCGGACCCTACCCCAGCGCTGGACCTCGCGCCGCAGCGCCGGAGGCTGGACCTTGGGTCCGGGGGCGCCGGGGTAGAGCTCGGCGAGGCCGGCGAGCAGGACCGCCATCGAGCGGGCGGCCGCGGGGATGATCCGGTCGGGGTCGAGGTCGCCCGCGCCGTAGGTCGAGCCGAACACGAGGCGGTAGCGCTCGGGGCTCGTCCGGCCCCACGTGCGGTAGGCGCCGGCGACCGCGCGCAGGCGAGCCTCGGCGGGCCCGTCGGCCGCGGCGGCCGCGGCGGCCGCAGCGGCCGCGGCCACCTCGAGGGTCTGGGCGAGGTCCTCGAAGCTCTCGGTGACGAGCGTCGCCAGCAGCTCGTCGCGCGAGGCGAAGTAGCGGTACAGCGCCGGACCCGACATCCCCATCGCCTTCGCGATCCCGTTGAGCGAGAGCGCCGCCGGCCCGCCCGCCGCGATCTGCGCGTAGCCGTGGCGACGGATGTCGGCGAGCGTCTCGGCCCGGAGGCGCTCGCGGCGCGGGAGGACGTCGGGATCGGGCATGGGCCACATCGTAACGAGTCTTGAGCTTGACAATAGATCTCTCGTGTCGTTATAACCCTCTAACTCAACTAGGAGGGCATCATGAGTCTCACGAACATCACACCACCACGAACCCCGGACCCGCGCCGCTGGAAGGCGCTCTCGATCCTCGCGCTCGCCGACTTCGTCGTCATCCTCGACGCGACGATCGTCAACATCGCGCTGCCGTCGATCGGCCGCTCGCTGCATGCCTCGACCGAGAGCCTGTCCTGGGTCGTCACCGCCTACATCCTGGCCTTCGGCGGCCTGCTGCTCCTCGGCGGCCGGCTCGCCGACCTCTTCGGCCGCCGCCGGCTGTTCATCGGCGGCCTCGGCGTCTTCGGCGCCGCGTCGCTGGCCGCCGGGCTGTCGAGCTCGATCGAGATGCTGATCGCCTTCCGCGCGCTGCAGGGCGCCGGCGCCGCGGCGCTCGCGCCCGCCGCCCGCGCGCTCGTCACGACGCTGTTCGCCGAGGGCCCGGAGCGCAACAAGGCGCTGGGCCTCTGGGCGGCGGTCGCGGGCTCGGGCACCGTCGTCGGGCTAATCCTCGGCGGCGTCCTCACCAGCGGCCTGGGCTGGGAGTGGGTGTTCTTCGTCAACGTGCCGGTCGTGCTCGGCGCCGCGCTGCTCGCGCCGCGGCTGATCGACGAGTCGCGCGCCGAGACCGCCGACCGCTCGACCGACGTGCCCGGCGCCCTGCTGGTCAGCGGCGGGCTCGTCACGGCCCTGTACGCCATCACCCAGGCCGGCGACGCCGGTTGGGGCTCGACCCAGACGCTCGGCCTGCTCGCCGCGGCCCCGGCCCTGCTCGCGCTGTTCGCCGGCGTCGAGTCGCGCACGCGCTCGCCGCTGGTCCCGCCGGCGATGCTCCGCCTCGGCTCGGTCCGCGGCGCGAACGTCGCGATGGTCCTGATGTCGGCGGCGATGGTCGGGATGTTCTTCGTCCTGACGCTCTACCAGCAGCAGGTCCAGGGCTACAGCGCGATCCAGGCCGGGCTCGCCCAGGTCCCGCTGGGCGTCGTGCTGATCGGCCTCGCCGGCGCGGCCGGCCCGCTGGTCGAGCGCCTCGGCGTCAAGCCCACGCTGCTGGCCGGCCTGGCGCTGTTCGCCGGCGGCATCGCCTGGCTGGCGCAGATCACCGCACAGGGCAGCTACCTCACCGAGGTCCTCGGCCCGAGCGTCGTCATCGGCGCGGGCCTGGCGTTCGCGTTCGTGGCGCTCACCGTCGCCTCGGCCAGCGGCGTCGACGAGGCCAACCACGGCACCGCCGGCGGCCTGATCAACATGACCCAGCAGATCGGCGGCGCCGTCGGCCTCGCCGTGACGACCGCGGTCGCGACCGCCGGCACCCATGGCGGCGCGGACGCCGTGGCGCTGACCGACGGGTTCCGCAGCGCCCTGCTCGTCAGCGCCGGCATCGCCGCCGCGGCCATCGCCGCGACGGTGCTGGCCCTGCCGGGCCGGTCAGCCCTCGGGCGGGAGCGTCGCGACGATGCCGCGGAGGCCGCGCTCCCACATCGCGTCGCGGTCCTGGGTGGGCGGGATGCGGTCAGCGCGCGCACGGCTCGCTCCGGGCGGGCCGGCGTAGCTTGAGACGGATCCGAGACGGTCTCTGTGCCCGCGCGGGGTGAGAGTGGCGAGGATGCCCGCTCCCCGCCGTGCCCTCCCCGCGCTCTCGAAGCTGCTCGCGCTCGCCCTCGTCCTCCTGGCCGCCCTCGCGACGGCCGCCGATGCCGGCCCGCTCGACCTGGATCCCGGGTTCGGCTCGGGCGGCGTGGTGCTCACCGGTGGTGCGCAGGGTGGGCGGTGGGCGGCGGTCCATGGCTTCGCCGACGGCAGCTTCCTCGCCGCCGGCGAGGTCGCCAACGACACGCTCGCGCTCACCAAGCGCCGGGCCGATGGGACGCCCGACCCGGCCTTCGGCTCCGCCGGCCTGGTCACCTTCGGCGGCGGGCAGGGCTCGGTGCTGGCGCGCAGCGTGATCGTGCTGGCCGACGGCCGGATCCTCGTCGCCGCGACCGCGACGGCGGCCACACCGGTGATCGTCGTCGCGCGCCTCAGCGCCACGGGCGTGCTCGACAGCAGCTTCGGGACCGGCGGCATCGCGACCGTCACGACGTCGGGCGGCGGCGTCCGCCTCGGCCACGCCGCGCTGCAGTCCGACGGCAAGATCGTCCTGGCCGGGACGCATCCGGGCACGACCGACGCCGGCATCCTCGCCCGGCTCACCGCCGACGGCCAGACCGACGCCGGCTTCGGCTCGGGCGGCCAGTCCCGCGTCCTGCTGGGCGCCGCACCCACGCGCCTCGACGACGTGGCCATCGATGCCGCGGACCGCATCGTCGTCGCCGGCTGGCGCGCCGTCAGCGGCGCCGCCGGCGCCAAGGGCCGGCTGGTCGCCGCGCGCTACACCGCCGCCGGCACGCTGGACACCACCTACGGCACCACCGGCTACACCGCGACCGACCTCGACGGCGCCGACCCCGCGACCTACGACGTCGAGGCCCGCCGGCTGCGCCTCGCCGCCGGCGGCACCGCCACGATCGCGGCGACCGTCGTCGCCCAGGGCGTCGCCCACCACGTCGGCGTCGCGCGCCTGAGCCCGGACGGCGCGGTCGTCGCGACCACCACGCAGGACCCCAGCCCGTCGCACATCACCGACATCGAGGACCTCGTCGTCGCGCCGACCGGCGCCCTCACGCTCGTCGGCCGGATGAGCGTCGCCTCCACCCAGCAGGTCGCGGTCGTCACCTACAACAACGACCTCACCGCCGGCCCGGTGCGCAACCTCGCGGTCTCCGACGGTGGCGACGACGAGGCCTACGCCGCGGCGCTCGGCGCCGACGGGCACACCATCGTCACCGGGCGCGTCTCCGAGCAGGCCGGGAACTCGGGCTTCTTCGCCCGCCTCGGCGCGGCCGGCGACGCGCCGGTCGCATCGTTCACCACCAACTACACGCCGACCCGCCCCGGCCGTGCCCTGCGCCCCGGCCAGCCGGTCACCTTCGACGCCGCGGCGTCGAACGATCCCGACGGCACGATCGCGACCTACGCGTGGGACTTCGACGGAGACGGCCAGCCCGACGCGACCGGCCCCACGGTCACGACGAGCTTCGCGTCCGCCGGCAGCCACAGCGCGCTGCTGAAGGTCACCGACAACAGCGGCCTGACCGGGACGACCGGTGTCACGCTCTCCGTCAAGGCCAACAACAACCCCGGCGTCGCCATCGTCGAGCCCCCGGCCCAGCCGCAGGCGGGCAAGGCCTTCACCTTGACCGCGCTGGCCGGAGACGCCGACGGCGCGGTCGCCGCCTACGCCTGGGACCTCGACGGCAACGGCAGCTACGAGACCTCGACCGGCGCGACGCCCAGGGTCACCACCACCTACACCACGGCCGGCCAGCACCTGATCGGCGTCCGCGTCACCGACGACGAGGGCGGGGCCGGCACCAACACCGACAACCTCAAGGTCGGCGAGGGCCCCTGCGTCGAGAACCCGATCGTGAAGATCGAGAAGGCGGTCATCGTCACCCAGGGCACGGCGCAGTCGGGCACCGGCTGCTTCCACCTGACGACCGTCGACAGGGACGGCATCCGGACCCAGACCTACACGACCGACGGCCACTTCCGCGTCAACGGCCTGGAGGTCGACACGAAGCTGACGTCCAGGGCGGTGTTGACCTGGAAGCGCAAGCTGGTCAGGGTCCCGAACAAGAACACGTCCGCGCCGGGCGACACCGTCTCGGCGACGCTGACCGCTGCCAACGTCTCAGTCGTCGGCACCTACAAGCAGACCGACTTCGCGTTCATCGACGGCAGGATCGCGTGGGACCTCGCGGGCGCGACGATCGCCGGCTTCAGGGTCGACCCCACCGCCGGCATCGGCGGCCTCCCGCTGAAGGTCAGCGGCGAGCCCAGGCTCGACGCCAACGGCACCTCGACCCTCGACATCCTCCCCGGCACGCCGCCCGAGCTGCTGGGCAAGACGCCGAGCCAGCCGACCCACGCCGTGTTCGGCCCCGCCGCCAGCGCGGCGGACCTCGCGCCGTTCAGCTACACGGTCGACGAGATCCCGCTCGGCGTCATCACGCTCGGCCCGGTCAGGATCACCTACAGCGGCGACGGCAACTGGGCGATCGACGCCAAGGCCAGCATGGCCGTCCCGGTCCCGACCAGCCTCGCCGGCAGGCTCGAGCTGGCCAGGGGCAGGGTCAAGATGGTGGACCTGCAGTTCGAGGGCGCGATCACCGTCGGGCCGCTGCTGATCACCCACGTCGGGCTGACGATCGACTTCGGCCCGAGGGTCACGGCCAACGAGAACTGCGTCAAGCACGTCGGCCTCGAGGACATCACGCCCTACGCGGGCTGGGACGCGCTCGACAGGCTGCTGCCCGGCTACAAGTCCTACGTGTTGGCCCACGACGGGCCCAACCAGGTCCTGTTCCACCAGCTGTTCATGAACTACAAGACGCCGACCTTCGCGCTCTGCGGGTCGATCGGCCTCAGCGTCGCGAAGCTCGTCGAGGCGCGCTTCGGCTTCGGCTT is a window of Conexibacter woesei Iso977N DNA encoding:
- a CDS encoding DUF4173 domain-containing protein; the encoded protein is MPMSKSALACAVAAALLAGIAVADRPVGLALAVMLVVMVGAAVAAASRSRVSFGFAVLAVALAAQPLLWDAGWVVAIDVVAALVAGAAAVVPARRWADAGHVALAPWLVVGGGRAVARAGLALGRPAVRRGGAGVVVRGGVLAGVLVAVFAVLFATADSAFAQLVDVDVQLRTDTLVWRCVLGLGVLAGAGALARAAVVGPASGPGRAPRWRPERAELLIPLVAVVAIFAVFVGVQLRVLFGGAGYVRATTGLGYGEYARHGFVELLLVASLTLAIIAVAAARSRDRAVRVLLGALCILTLVVMASAQHRLDLVEDAYGATRVRYAGHAIIIAISLAFALVLAAGLSRRIARRLPFLATTLALAGVLVFSMSDPDRHIAQSATDRARAGKPIDTGYLSGLSADALPALQHLPPGPQRTRILAHIRAARLARADGVFGFNASRARARTPVD
- a CDS encoding HAMP domain-containing sensor histidine kinase; this encodes MTSPLARIPSLKIKLGLVIAVAIGVTLATMLVTARLGYRPRWGALAALIASLLSVQLVARGMTSPLRAMARAADAIARGDHGQRVRTTSRDEVGQLAASFNTMAAELETLDRARRDFVADAAHELRTPITVLRASLENAVDGVQAPDLPALLAQVERLGRLADQLLDLSALEAGGATALARRTFPVAELSAAFVPADVQLRGDPDRLRQVVRNLVENAERHAPGAPVILRAAAAPAGGVRLEVEDRGPGIAPAEAQRIFDRFSRADASRSVAGAGLGLAIARSIVELHGGTIRAEPAVPHGCRMVVDLP
- a CDS encoding response regulator transcription factor, with protein sequence MRTTVVVIEDEERIAGAVAARLRAEGFVVEVAGTGPDGVALCRRVAPDLVVLDWMLPGYDGIEVCRRIQEERPVPVLFLTARDAEADVLVGLGIGADDYMTKPFSPRELVARVQAILRRTARAAAEPAAAPARIAVGASLVVDLEGRRLLREGGGEIALTPTEFDLLATLAGRPERAFSRDELLETVWGWRSGSAATRTVDSHVAGLRRKVSAGIVRTVQGFGYALGSDAP
- a CDS encoding PPOX class F420-dependent oxidoreductase, yielding MSETLTPAVLELLQGRNMAHVATLMRDGAPHVSPVWIAVEGDRLAIFSTEAHLKIRNLRRDPRIGISVTDEHNPYRSAVIRGRVVEELDGDEAIAIMDRMSNRYVGQDFPVRSAIVMLIEPERVLLQELPFEHRPG
- a CDS encoding class I SAM-dependent methyltransferase, with the translated sequence MDDDFEALLAAGAAADVSGWDFGWLDGRATEERPPWGYARQLAGRLARASASLDLQTGGGEVLAEAARFPPTAVATESWPPNVARATELLHPRGVVVVADADEPPLPFADQAFDLVTSRHPATIWWDEIARVLRPEGTYFAQHVGPASAFALIEIFLGPQPGARRTRDPGDEAAAATAAGLEIVDLRTARLRIEIHDVAAVVYLLRKVIWWVPGFTVERHRDRLRALHDRIQADGPFVAHSTRHLIEARRR
- a CDS encoding Ig-like domain-containing protein, whose product is MRTWLLVSAVAAVTTLAAVPVALSDPSNDGRDDATLLKGTAQLVSGTTRDAHAEDGETSACGDSDGSVWYRFDARRTQRIVAKLAAGGDLDAVLDVDLRERSQQTPLTCDAGDRNGRAAVAFTAQRGQSYLIRVAQRSGSVSGDFRLRVAAAPAARLPGAPLPDGGISGSLDRVGRTLQVWSTPMQQGRRYRIRLLHDGPGCLRASVYRAGRGPSDGDALARIGCDGYGLFTPRPGQGTRFSIFVFAAGGVRGQQRYHLQAAPAGRDDSAPGRLVANYGRVRGRLDGSGVDDVDLFRFDVTRRSALFLGLRTPDRRAALDLVLLDPFGNVVRCACDGTGNARLVKGLRPGRYFVAARARGGASAPYTLLRASRTITKTSLRVDGGGQALLTPGQSATITVRTQPVVDGPVTVTFEQFDPLSGWQYVRRVQAAAHAGVATVPFTPSSQGRWRATAAFRGTRGTAPSAAPGFVRMLVAAPLHD
- a CDS encoding TetR/AcrR family transcriptional regulator, encoding MPDPDVLPRRERLRAETLADIRRHGYAQIAAGGPAALSLNGIAKAMGMSGPALYRYFASRDELLATLVTESFEDLAQTLEVAAAAAAAAAAAADGPAEARLRAVAGAYRTWGRTSPERYRLVFGSTYGAGDLDPDRIIPAAARSMAVLLAGLAELYPGAPGPKVQPPALRREVQRWGRVRAGDQVRDPGVLLLGLLAWSRMHGIVSLEIEGFYEQVGIDPGLLFDAEVQQLIAQRAQR
- a CDS encoding MFS transporter, producing the protein MSLTNITPPRTPDPRRWKALSILALADFVVILDATIVNIALPSIGRSLHASTESLSWVVTAYILAFGGLLLLGGRLADLFGRRRLFIGGLGVFGAASLAAGLSSSIEMLIAFRALQGAGAAALAPAARALVTTLFAEGPERNKALGLWAAVAGSGTVVGLILGGVLTSGLGWEWVFFVNVPVVLGAALLAPRLIDESRAETADRSTDVPGALLVSGGLVTALYAITQAGDAGWGSTQTLGLLAAAPALLALFAGVESRTRSPLVPPAMLRLGSVRGANVAMVLMSAAMVGMFFVLTLYQQQVQGYSAIQAGLAQVPLGVVLIGLAGAAGPLVERLGVKPTLLAGLALFAGGIAWLAQITAQGSYLTEVLGPSVVIGAGLAFAFVALTVASASGVDEANHGTAGGLINMTQQIGGAVGLAVTTAVATAGTHGGADAVALTDGFRSALLVSAGIAAAAIAATVLALPGRSALGRERRDDAAEAALPHRVAVLGGRDAVSARTARSGRAGVA